In Gallus gallus isolate bGalGal1 chromosome Z, bGalGal1.mat.broiler.GRCg7b, whole genome shotgun sequence, one DNA window encodes the following:
- the LOC107052279 gene encoding uncharacterized protein LOC107052279 translates to MLCDGLLIATAPSHVVAFAKPDSCALYSRRCPARVAHHDFGPSRRAAAIADTAASAAERVRVQAGRGTAPAASPWEAEPQGQRHLPRCPAATTTRFCGQMSQEMATTTRVTLTHLAAETSAASARAKSCPRSRERSALLKAVNVAAVMPGRLSCPDAALPLAVPCPADGRPRASQRRDGHRGHASPPAPPRRSRCCRRSAPPVAVAPSSGGYRSPLIHSRRDLSVGRVCVPSCQTALRPPLAAASWPARSIPVSNEDNKFRK, encoded by the exons ATGCTTTGCGATGGGCTGCTGATAGCTACAGCACCCTCACACGTTGTGGCTTTTGCGAAACCCGACTCTTGCGCCTTGTACTCACGCCGCTGCCCCGCTCGCGTTGCCCATCATGACTTTGGACCCTCCAGGCGCGCGGCCGCAATTGCTGACACTGCAGCATCAGCAGCGGAGAGGGTGCGAGTGCAAGCAGGACGCGGCACGGCACCGGCAGCGTCCCCGTGGGAGGCAGAGCCACAGGGCCAGAGGCACCTGCCCCGGTGTCCCGCTGCCACCACCACGCGCTTCTGTGGGCAGATGTCCCAGGAGATGGCCACCACCACCCGTGTAACGCTCACACACCTCGCAGCTGAAACTTCAGCAGCTTCAGCCCGGGCCAAAAGCTGCCCGCGGTCTCGGGAGAGGAGTGCACTGCTGAAAGCCGTGAACGTCGCGGCTGTGATGCCAGGGAGGCTGAGCTGCCCGGACGCAGCTCTACCCCTCGCTGTGCCGTGCCCGGCTGACGGCCGGCCCAGGGCCAGCCAACGCAGGGACGGGCACCGGGGCCACGCctcgccccccgccccgccccgccgctcacGCTGTtgccgccgctccgcgccgccggTGGCAGTCGCGCCGTCCTCCGGCGGTTACCGATCTCCGCTTATTCACTCGCGGCGCGACCTGTCTGTAGGGAGGGTGTGTGTCCCGTCCTGCCAGACGGCGCTGCGCCCTCCTCTCGCGGCAGCAAGCTGGCCAGCGCG CTCAATCCCTGTATCCAATGAAGATAATAAATTCAGAAAGTGA